One window of the Cryptomeria japonica chromosome 7, Sugi_1.0, whole genome shotgun sequence genome contains the following:
- the LOC131046681 gene encoding cellulose synthase-like protein E1 has translation MDGIEGRKQLHPRFWTRQKSLPSTAMRKTPNWGKRKIQVKRGKRACQVRLSGKHPIGEKEKYKLKEAKELAKYGYEENTQLGKKKNTMEDVLTGLSIHCRGWKSVYCCPKRHAFVGCVPVNLNDTLIQNKRWATGLLEIFASKYCPLTYGRMWMLKGVSSYLFGVIQVVWKLLGISKVGFEVTSKVFDSQAAKRYEAEIFEFGVSSALFIPFSIIGLINLLALMGGIAGVMREGYSAIVSMFV, from the exons ATGGATGGAATTGAGG GGAGAAAGCAGCTCCATCCAAGATTTTGGACGAGGCAAAAGAGCTTGCCAAGTACAGCTATGAGGAAAACACCCAATTggggaaaaagaaaaatacaagttAAAAGAGGCAAAAGAGCTTGCCAAGTACGGCTATCAGGAAAACACCCAATTggggaaaaagaaaaatacaagttAAAAGAGGCAAAAGAGCTTGCCAAGTACGGCTATGAGGAAAACACCCAATTggggaaaaagaaaaatacaa TGGAAGATGTTTTGACAGGGCTTTCTATACACTGCAGAGGATGGAAATCTGTTTACTGCTGTCCCAAAAGACATGCTTTTGTGGGGTGTGTACCTGTTAATCTGAATGATACTCTGATCCAAAATAAAAGATGGGCAACAGGTTTACTGGAGATTTTTGCCAGCAAATATTGTCCACTCACTTATG GTAGGATGTGGATGCTAAAAGGCGTCTCGTCCTATCTGTTTGGGGTCATTCAAGTCGTCTGGAAATTACTTGGAATATCTAAAGTGGGATTCGAGGTGACAAGCAAAGTATTTGACAGTCAAGCAGCCAAACGATACGAGGCAGAGATTTTTGAGTTTGGGGTTTCCTCTGCGTTGTTTATACCATTTTCTATCATAGGACTGATAAACCTCTTGGCGTTAATGGGTGGAATTGCAGGTGTGATGAGAGAAGGTTATTCAGCCATTGTGAGTATGTTTGTGTAG